One segment of Desulfonauticus submarinus DNA contains the following:
- the mltG gene encoding endolytic transglycosylase MltG, with amino-acid sequence MKKVIFSIIFLSLFISISSLLYYLHYKWHNPGCQYQGLITKIAIKPNTSFNKIISILHKHKIIKHPLLFKLSIKIFGNNKPLKAGIYNLSPCWSYSKIFEILSKGKEELFPIVIPEGLPWWKVANIFQKNGFITFDDFAKEISNPIILKEFNIPAKNVEGYLFPSTYFLSKTKKYTAREIIVLMLSTFKKETKKIFNNYSPSKIHKFVILASLIEKETALSWEKPIISGVFWNRLKRNMLLQCDPTVIYGIGKNFDGNLKKKHLRDKTNLYNTYIYKGLPPGPICSPGLEALKAAIHPKKHDYLYFVAKGDNSHFFSKTLKEHTSAVRKFQLKR; translated from the coding sequence ATGAAAAAAGTTATATTTAGTATTATTTTTTTAAGCTTATTTATTTCAATATCCTCTCTATTATATTATCTTCATTATAAATGGCATAATCCAGGATGCCAATATCAAGGATTGATTACAAAAATTGCAATTAAACCAAATACATCTTTTAACAAAATAATATCAATATTACATAAACATAAAATAATTAAACATCCTTTACTTTTCAAGTTAAGTATAAAAATATTTGGCAACAATAAACCTTTAAAAGCAGGTATCTATAATTTAAGTCCTTGTTGGTCTTATTCAAAGATCTTTGAAATTCTAAGTAAAGGAAAAGAAGAACTTTTTCCCATAGTGATCCCAGAAGGATTGCCTTGGTGGAAAGTAGCTAATATATTTCAAAAAAATGGTTTTATAACATTTGATGATTTTGCCAAAGAAATCTCTAATCCTATTATTTTAAAAGAATTTAATATTCCAGCTAAAAACGTAGAAGGATATTTATTTCCATCAACTTATTTTTTATCTAAGACAAAAAAATACACTGCAAGAGAAATTATCGTTTTAATGCTTTCCACTTTTAAAAAAGAAACCAAAAAAATTTTCAATAATTATTCTCCTTCTAAAATTCACAAATTTGTTATTTTAGCCTCTCTAATAGAAAAAGAAACTGCTCTTTCTTGGGAAAAACCCATTATTTCAGGAGTATTTTGGAATAGATTAAAAAGAAATATGTTGCTTCAGTGTGATCCTACTGTAATTTATGGTATAGGAAAAAATTTTGATGGAAATCTTAAGAAAAAACACCTCCGAGACAAAACAAACCTTTACAATACTTATATATACAAAGGATTGCCTCCTGGGCCTATTTGTTCTCCTGGCCTAGAAGCTTTAAAGGCCGCAATCCATCCTAAAAAGCACGATTATCTTTATTTCGTAGCAAAAGGAGATAACTCACATTTTTTTAGTAAAACTTTAAAAGAACATACTAGCGCTGTACGAAAATTTCAGCTAAAGAGATGA
- a CDS encoding ABC transporter substrate-binding protein translates to MRKVLTLILGLVFCLGLTAMVQAKTLRLAMDADPVSMDPHVQLSGGMLQYSHLVFDPLVRWTQDMKFEPRLAVKWERLNPTTVRFYLRKGVKFHSGNPFTAKDVAWTMARLKKSPDFKGLFEPFAEPKIIDDYTIDIVTKGPYPLLLNMATYIFPMDRKFYSGKDENGQPKDAIVKTGPSFANSHESGTGRYYVAYREQGVKWVLKAFKNYWDKNAGNVDKIILTPIKNDATRVAALLSGDVDFIMPVPPQDYERIERNKNLQLITMPGARIITFQLNQKRRPEFANKKVRQAIVYAINNVGIVKKIMKGKATPAGQQAPEGFLGYVPELKPRYDLAKAKKLMKEAGYPNGFECSMIAPNNRYVNDEKIAQAVAAMLSKINIKVNLKTMPKAQYWDQFDARAADIQMIGWHPDTEDSANYTEFLLMCPNPKTGYGQYNSGNYCNPEVDKLILQSQVETNVEKRKAILQKVERILYEDAAFVPLHWQHLSWAASKKLKNAKDIVNKQNFPYFGNLIME, encoded by the coding sequence ATGCGCAAAGTTTTAACTCTAATCCTTGGCTTAGTATTTTGCCTTGGCTTAACAGCCATGGTTCAAGCCAAGACTTTAAGGTTAGCCATGGATGCAGATCCTGTATCTATGGACCCTCATGTCCAGTTATCTGGTGGTATGCTTCAATACTCACATTTAGTGTTTGATCCATTGGTAAGATGGACTCAAGATATGAAATTTGAACCACGTTTAGCAGTAAAATGGGAGCGTCTTAATCCTACAACTGTTAGATTTTATTTAAGAAAAGGTGTAAAATTTCATTCTGGTAATCCTTTTACAGCCAAAGATGTTGCCTGGACTATGGCAAGACTGAAAAAAAGTCCTGACTTTAAAGGACTATTTGAACCTTTTGCTGAACCTAAAATCATAGATGACTACACTATTGATATAGTCACTAAAGGCCCCTACCCTCTTCTTTTAAACATGGCCACTTATATTTTTCCTATGGACAGAAAGTTCTACTCAGGCAAAGATGAAAATGGTCAACCCAAAGATGCTATTGTAAAAACTGGACCATCCTTTGCCAATTCTCATGAATCAGGAACAGGTCGCTATTATGTAGCTTATAGAGAGCAAGGAGTTAAGTGGGTATTAAAGGCTTTTAAGAACTATTGGGATAAGAATGCAGGAAATGTGGATAAAATTATTCTCACTCCTATCAAAAATGATGCTACCAGAGTAGCTGCTCTTCTTTCAGGAGATGTGGACTTTATTATGCCTGTTCCTCCCCAAGACTATGAAAGAATTGAAAGAAATAAAAATCTCCAACTTATTACTATGCCTGGAGCCAGAATTATTACTTTTCAACTTAATCAAAAAAGACGCCCTGAATTTGCTAATAAAAAGGTACGTCAAGCTATTGTTTATGCTATAAATAATGTAGGAATTGTAAAAAAGATTATGAAAGGAAAAGCTACTCCAGCGGGACAACAAGCTCCTGAAGGATTTTTGGGTTATGTACCAGAATTAAAACCTAGATATGATTTAGCAAAAGCTAAAAAATTAATGAAAGAAGCTGGTTATCCAAATGGATTTGAATGTTCTATGATTGCTCCAAATAATCGTTATGTAAATGATGAAAAAATTGCCCAAGCAGTAGCTGCTATGCTTTCTAAGATTAATATTAAAGTAAATTTAAAAACCATGCCTAAGGCCCAATATTGGGATCAATTTGATGCCAGAGCTGCTGATATTCAAATGATTGGATGGCATCCAGACACTGAAGATTCTGCAAATTATACTGAATTCTTATTGATGTGCCCAAATCCAAAAACAGGATATGGACAATATAACAGTGGAAATTACTGTAATCCTGAAGTGGACAAACTTATCTTACAATCTCAGGTTGAGACAAATGTAGAAAAAAGAAAAGCTATTTTGCAAAAAGTTGAAAGAATTTTATACGAAGATGCCGCTTTTGTGCCTTTACATTGGCAGCATCTCTCTTGGGCAGCTTCCAAAAAACTCAAAAACGCCAAAGATATTGTAAACAAACAAAACTTTCCTTACTTTGGCAATCTTATAATGGAATAA
- the dxs gene encoding 1-deoxy-D-xylulose-5-phosphate synthase encodes MKILDKVNYPQDVKKLNLKELTQLAQEIRELIIEVVSKNGGHLAPSLGVVELTLALLKVFDPAFDRLIWDVGHQAYAYKILTGRKNRFHTLRKLGGISGFPKPEESPFDYFGVGHSSTSISAALGMAVARDLLKNSNKVVAIIGDGSMTAGLSYEGLNQAGGLGKDLVVILNDNEMSISKNVGALSSFLSRKLSSQWMIKFKKEVENFFKQIPKIGEDLLNYAKKSEDSLKSFFTPGILFEAFKFNYIGPVDGHKLDTLIDVFDQVKKLDVPVLIHVLTKKGKGYLPAEKNPTYFHGVGCFEPETGKATKIAGCNIPTYTEVFGNTLCELARKDSKIVAITAAMPEGTGLNKFAEEFPDRFFDVGICEQHAVTFAAGLAKEGFKPVVAIYSTFLQRAYDQIVHDVCLQNLPVVFCLDRGGLVGEDGPTHHGVFDLSYLSHIPNLILTAPKDEAELQLLLYTGLKSRRPFVLRYPRGRGVGVDLSNNFQELPIGEGELLKQGKDALVLGVGSRVYPCLEALEEITDYDVGMYNLRFIKPITKNLKEIIQNYDKLIVVEENVLIGGAGSIILDYLYTYNLLDKVNILKIGLPDRFIEHGSQAELRRKYLIDKEGIKKQILNFLRSC; translated from the coding sequence ATGAAAATATTAGATAAAGTAAATTATCCTCAAGACGTGAAGAAGTTAAATTTAAAAGAATTAACACAATTAGCACAGGAAATAAGGGAATTAATAATAGAAGTAGTTTCAAAAAACGGAGGGCACTTAGCTCCTTCTTTAGGTGTAGTGGAATTAACTTTGGCTTTACTAAAGGTTTTTGATCCAGCCTTTGACAGATTAATCTGGGACGTGGGGCATCAAGCATATGCTTACAAAATATTAACAGGACGTAAGAACAGATTCCATACTCTTAGAAAATTAGGGGGTATAAGCGGTTTTCCTAAGCCTGAAGAAAGTCCATTTGATTATTTTGGAGTGGGGCATTCTAGTACTTCTATTTCAGCTGCTTTGGGGATGGCTGTAGCACGAGATTTGTTAAAAAATAGTAATAAAGTAGTGGCTATTATTGGTGATGGTTCAATGACAGCAGGACTTTCTTATGAAGGTTTAAACCAAGCTGGAGGTTTGGGAAAGGATTTGGTTGTTATCTTGAATGATAATGAAATGTCTATTTCTAAAAATGTAGGAGCATTATCATCTTTTTTAAGTAGAAAATTATCTTCTCAATGGATGATAAAATTTAAAAAAGAAGTGGAAAATTTTTTCAAACAAATTCCTAAAATTGGAGAAGATTTATTAAACTATGCTAAAAAAAGCGAAGATTCCTTAAAAAGTTTTTTCACTCCAGGTATTCTGTTTGAAGCTTTTAAATTTAATTATATTGGGCCTGTAGATGGTCACAAGTTAGATACTCTTATAGATGTTTTTGATCAGGTAAAGAAGTTAGATGTTCCTGTGTTAATCCATGTGCTTACAAAAAAAGGTAAAGGTTATTTGCCTGCGGAAAAAAATCCAACTTACTTTCATGGAGTAGGCTGTTTTGAGCCAGAAACAGGAAAGGCTACAAAAATTGCAGGGTGTAATATTCCCACCTATACTGAAGTATTTGGCAATACTCTTTGTGAACTTGCTCGTAAAGATTCTAAAATAGTGGCAATTACAGCAGCTATGCCTGAAGGAACAGGTCTAAATAAGTTTGCCGAGGAGTTTCCTGATAGGTTTTTTGATGTGGGTATATGTGAACAACATGCTGTAACATTTGCTGCAGGACTGGCAAAGGAAGGATTTAAGCCTGTTGTTGCAATCTATTCCACTTTTCTTCAAAGAGCGTATGATCAAATCGTGCATGATGTTTGTTTGCAAAATTTACCTGTGGTTTTTTGTTTGGATAGGGGTGGTTTAGTAGGAGAAGATGGTCCAACTCATCATGGAGTATTTGACCTCTCTTATTTGTCTCATATCCCGAATTTAATTTTAACTGCTCCTAAAGATGAGGCTGAGCTTCAACTTTTACTTTATACTGGTTTAAAAAGCAGAAGGCCTTTTGTTTTGCGTTATCCAAGAGGAAGAGGAGTGGGGGTAGATTTAAGTAATAACTTTCAAGAACTTCCTATAGGAGAAGGAGAATTATTAAAACAGGGGAAAGATGCATTGGTATTAGGAGTTGGAAGTAGGGTGTATCCTTGTTTAGAAGCTTTAGAAGAAATAACAGATTATGATGTAGGAATGTATAACTTACGTTTTATTAAACCTATTACTAAAAATTTAAAGGAAATTATCCAAAACTATGATAAACTGATTGTTGTGGAAGAGAATGTATTAATTGGAGGAGCTGGAAGTATTATCTTAGATTATTTATATACGTATAATTTGTTAGATAAAGTTAATATTTTAAAAATAGGTTTGCCTGATAGATTTATAGAGCATGGAAGTCAGGCTGAATTGAGAAGAAAATATTTAATAGATAAAGAAGGAATAAAAAAACAAATTTTAAATTTTTTAAGGAGTTGTTGA
- a CDS encoding ABC transporter permease, which yields MFAFIIRRCVQAIFVMLIISLIGFSIQHQIGDPIRDLVGISVSKKEREALREKLGLNDPFLVQYGRFLKKALHGDLGRSFFYKKPAVDVILSKAPATLELVFVTSILVIVFSIPLGIYCAIFPKKWISRLIMGASVVGVSIPVFLTAIMLIYIFSVKLGVMPSYGRGETVHIFGYWNSGLFTLDGLKHLVMPSIALTSIMLPLFVRLIRAEMMEVLESEYIRFAWAKGLKPWRIWFVHAFKNTLLPVITVGGVQLGTLIAFTILTETVFQWQGLGFLFVEAVERADTTLLVSYLIFVGFVFVFINTFVDIIYGLVNPMVRIAGRK from the coding sequence ATGTTTGCTTTTATAATTCGACGTTGTGTACAAGCTATATTCGTAATGTTAATCATAAGTTTAATTGGATTTTCTATCCAACATCAAATAGGCGATCCTATTAGAGATTTAGTAGGAATATCTGTCTCTAAAAAAGAACGAGAGGCCTTAAGAGAAAAATTAGGTTTAAACGATCCTTTTTTGGTTCAATATGGGCGTTTTTTAAAAAAAGCACTCCATGGTGACTTGGGGCGTTCCTTTTTTTATAAAAAACCAGCAGTTGATGTTATCCTTTCAAAAGCGCCCGCTACCTTAGAACTTGTATTTGTAACTTCTATTTTAGTTATAGTATTTTCTATACCATTAGGTATATATTGTGCAATTTTCCCTAAAAAATGGATATCTAGGCTCATTATGGGAGCAAGTGTTGTTGGAGTATCTATCCCTGTTTTTCTAACAGCTATAATGCTTATCTATATCTTCTCTGTCAAATTAGGCGTAATGCCTTCCTATGGAAGAGGAGAAACAGTCCATATATTTGGCTATTGGAACTCAGGGTTATTTACTTTAGATGGACTTAAACATTTAGTAATGCCTTCAATAGCTCTTACTTCTATCATGTTACCGCTTTTTGTTCGTTTAATCAGAGCAGAAATGATGGAAGTATTAGAGTCAGAATATATAAGATTTGCTTGGGCAAAAGGATTAAAACCTTGGAGAATCTGGTTTGTCCACGCATTTAAAAATACACTCTTACCTGTTATAACAGTAGGAGGTGTCCAACTAGGAACACTCATAGCATTTACCATTTTAACTGAAACAGTATTCCAATGGCAAGGATTAGGATTTTTATTTGTAGAAGCAGTTGAAAGGGCAGATACTACTTTATTAGTATCTTATCTTATTTTTGTAGGATTTGTCTTTGTGTTTATTAATACTTTTGTCGATATTATATACGGTTTAGTAAATCCAATGGTAAGAATAGCGGGAAGAAAGTAA
- the thiC gene encoding phosphomethylpyrimidine synthase ThiC: MKVNILKKNSVLNSIVNKFSDFLEKKECLDRNKIYNAIDDGKMVLLYNKNHGVDPILVGQPASIKINANIGTSPFINNIKLELDKIKVAHHYGAHTIMDLSTAGDLDNIRKIILENSPLPIGTVPIYSVAQRYIQKSDSPAKFSINELLEEIEKQAEQGVSFMTLHCGVSKRAVDLAEKENRVLGIVSRGGSILARWIRENKKENPLLVEYDKILKIAIKYNLTLSLGDGMRPGAGIDAGDSAQWEEVITLSELTLKAWEQGVQVMIEGPGHVPLNHIGEQIKVMKRLCHEAPLYVLGPLPTDIAPGYDHIAGAIGGAIAALNGADFLCYLTPAEHLTLPDVNDVREGVIASCIAAHSAEIALGRKIAVDRNINISRARRELNWDEIKKFALDKEMLCFRRKDFEEKEECAMCGDFCAVKMLR, encoded by the coding sequence ATGAAAGTAAATATTTTAAAAAAGAATTCAGTTTTAAATAGCATAGTGAATAAATTTAGTGATTTTCTCGAAAAAAAAGAATGTCTAGATAGAAATAAAATTTATAATGCAATTGATGATGGTAAAATGGTTTTATTGTATAATAAAAATCATGGAGTAGATCCTATTTTAGTTGGTCAGCCTGCTTCTATTAAAATTAATGCTAATATAGGTACATCTCCTTTTATAAATAATATAAAATTGGAATTAGATAAAATAAAAGTAGCTCATCACTATGGAGCCCATACTATAATGGACCTATCTACTGCTGGAGATTTAGATAATATTAGAAAAATTATTTTAGAAAATTCCCCTTTACCTATTGGTACTGTTCCTATTTATTCTGTAGCTCAACGATATATTCAAAAAAGTGACTCTCCTGCTAAGTTTAGTATAAATGAATTATTAGAAGAAATAGAAAAGCAAGCAGAACAAGGCGTGAGTTTTATGACGCTTCATTGTGGGGTAAGTAAAAGAGCTGTTGATTTAGCTGAGAAAGAAAATAGAGTGTTAGGCATAGTAAGTCGGGGAGGTTCTATTTTAGCTAGATGGATAAGGGAAAATAAAAAAGAAAACCCATTATTAGTGGAGTATGATAAAATTTTAAAGATAGCTATAAAGTATAATCTTACTTTAAGTTTAGGAGATGGAATGAGACCTGGGGCAGGCATAGATGCTGGAGATAGTGCTCAATGGGAAGAAGTAATAACTCTTTCAGAGCTTACTTTAAAAGCCTGGGAACAAGGAGTGCAAGTAATGATAGAAGGTCCTGGGCATGTTCCTTTAAATCATATAGGAGAACAAATAAAAGTTATGAAGCGTCTATGTCATGAAGCACCTCTCTATGTATTAGGCCCATTACCTACAGATATTGCTCCTGGATATGATCATATTGCAGGAGCGATTGGAGGAGCAATTGCAGCTTTAAATGGGGCAGACTTCTTATGTTATTTGACTCCTGCAGAGCATTTGACGTTGCCAGATGTAAATGATGTTAGAGAAGGAGTAATTGCTTCTTGTATAGCTGCTCATAGTGCAGAAATAGCACTTGGCAGAAAAATTGCAGTAGATAGAAATATTAATATATCTAGGGCTAGGAGAGAATTGAATTGGGACGAAATTAAAAAATTTGCTTTAGATAAGGAAATGTTATGTTTTAGAAGAAAAGATTTTGAAGAGAAAGAAGAATGTGCAATGTGTGGAGATTTTTGTGCTGTAAAAATGTTGAGATAG
- the ruvX gene encoding Holliday junction resolvase RuvX: MGKILGIDYGLKRVGLAIGNEEYQMAFPYMTLNKNDNKTFFKNLREVIEKENISKIVVGLPLYLNGEKSLTTIQVKNFVEKIKKMFNIPIYLIDERYTSFEAEKKILELNIKNKKKKKEIIDQISATLILESYFAKFNENEKSYI, encoded by the coding sequence ATGGGAAAAATTTTAGGCATTGATTATGGATTAAAACGAGTAGGATTAGCTATTGGTAATGAAGAATATCAAATGGCTTTTCCGTATATGACATTAAATAAAAATGATAATAAAACTTTTTTTAAAAACTTAAGAGAAGTTATTGAAAAAGAGAATATCTCCAAAATCGTTGTAGGATTACCTTTATATTTAAATGGAGAAAAATCTTTAACAACTATTCAAGTAAAAAACTTTGTAGAAAAAATAAAAAAAATGTTTAATATTCCCATCTACTTGATAGATGAAAGATATACATCATTTGAAGCTGAAAAAAAAATTTTAGAATTAAATATAAAAAATAAAAAGAAAAAAAAAGAAATAATAGATCAAATATCTGCTACTTTAATTTTAGAATCATATTTCGCTAAATTTAATGAAAATGAAAAAAGTTATATTTAG
- a CDS encoding FAD-binding and (Fe-S)-binding domain-containing protein, translating to MTQRNPHISLASERLIKRVLKLNLNQFKAWPESVQELALSLAAEIFIIRYNPFIKPLLVKQSVFSRLKRERTTLSEEYYEIISTCLENYWHDFEEDENFKQRVIKELKTFLKEDQISLEPNVIAECSTDATDLRMELPLMVLFPTSTRHIQKIIKLANELHFSLIPRGGGSGLTGGAVPAGRRSVILSLSRMKKILKIDKDNLYLCAQAGVITLDAIKAAAKYNLLLTVDPASKAASSLGGNVSENAGGPFAFEYGTTLDNILSYKMVLPTGEQIEVKRKNHPRHKILPQEIAVFEIYNEQERLKEVIKLKGTEIRTPGLGKDVTNKYLGGLPGIQKEGVDGVITEICFILHPKPTLSRTLCLEFYGKSMKNATLVINDIVNFRDQIRREGDLVKISALEEFGSKYVQAIEYQKKSTKYEGDPISVLLVQLDSDDFEALEQAVSQVVEIASPYEGVDIFVARNEQEAEKFWEDRHRLSAITKRTSGFKINEDVVIPLKAVPEFSDFLENLNLFYLAKAYRKALHLVQNLSEVDVDDEFIQMELDICAKILKHKLTKEELSEQDFQLQIGFFFQDLKSRYPQLKEQLEKILKDLFLRRIEIANHMHAGDGNCHVNIPVNSNDLEMLKEAEEAAEKVFNKVLELGGQISGEHGIGVTKIGFLNSEKIKALREYKSIIDPNDIFNPKKLIQRELPVEPYTFSFNHLIQDIKRSALPNKEKQELIILLKNIQICSRCGKCKQVCPMYLPEKGLLFHPRNKNITLGALIEAIYYTQLLTGEPDQDLLVQLRKIMEHCTACGKCTYVCPVKIKNADVALMLRNFLEGRQAAGHPIKHKILNFVSQNPENYIPKTGKFLSIAQRIQNKIIPFIPEFWRRKIDNPLFRDKGPETEFINLYESIGINKSFIFLPPKPTNQAILYFPGCGAGIFFRKIGLASLYLLLKTNYIVIIPPKHLCCGYPLLVSGCQNAFSKIKENNIIFLNKLISNLKYEVKYFLTSCGTCREATLNYDLTHQKKSLLHLDVIQFLINKLPPVCSLPEERIIYHGACHAEWSNVKPNQSAQIYANALSNYLKSPIELSPGCCGESGLGALTSPEIYNKIRAKKIETLTQELKNYSKNTPILVGCPSCKVGIQRSLTILKNKSPVLHTVEYLALCLGGSKWKSELLKKIKKGKIQENTLKIEL from the coding sequence ATGACCCAGCGAAATCCTCATATATCTTTAGCTTCTGAAAGATTAATTAAAAGAGTCTTAAAGCTAAATCTAAACCAGTTTAAAGCGTGGCCTGAAAGTGTTCAAGAATTAGCTCTAAGTCTTGCAGCAGAAATTTTTATTATTCGTTATAATCCTTTTATCAAACCTCTGTTAGTGAAGCAAAGTGTTTTTTCACGTCTAAAAAGAGAGCGCACAACCTTATCTGAAGAATATTACGAAATAATATCTACTTGTCTAGAAAATTATTGGCATGATTTTGAAGAAGATGAAAATTTTAAACAACGAGTAATCAAAGAATTAAAAACATTTTTAAAAGAAGATCAAATTTCATTAGAACCAAATGTCATTGCTGAATGCTCTACAGATGCTACTGATCTTAGAATGGAATTACCTTTAATGGTTTTATTCCCAACTTCAACAAGACATATTCAAAAAATTATTAAACTGGCTAATGAGCTTCACTTTTCTCTTATTCCTAGAGGAGGAGGATCTGGACTTACTGGAGGAGCAGTTCCAGCTGGAAGACGCTCTGTTATTTTAAGTTTAAGTAGAATGAAAAAAATTTTAAAAATTGATAAAGATAATTTATATTTATGTGCCCAAGCAGGAGTTATTACTCTAGATGCAATTAAAGCAGCAGCTAAATATAATTTATTACTTACTGTTGATCCAGCATCAAAGGCAGCATCATCCTTAGGGGGAAATGTTTCTGAAAATGCAGGAGGACCTTTTGCCTTTGAATATGGAACCACTTTGGATAATATTTTAAGCTATAAAATGGTTTTACCTACTGGTGAACAAATAGAAGTTAAGCGTAAAAATCATCCAAGACATAAAATATTACCACAAGAAATTGCTGTTTTTGAAATTTATAACGAACAAGAAAGATTAAAGGAAGTTATCAAATTAAAAGGTACTGAAATTAGAACTCCAGGATTAGGCAAAGATGTTACTAATAAGTACTTAGGAGGATTACCTGGAATACAAAAAGAAGGAGTTGACGGTGTTATTACAGAAATATGCTTTATCCTTCACCCCAAACCTACTCTTTCTAGAACTCTTTGTTTAGAGTTCTATGGAAAGTCAATGAAAAATGCTACCCTAGTCATTAATGATATAGTAAATTTTAGAGATCAAATTAGACGAGAAGGAGATTTAGTAAAAATTTCTGCATTAGAAGAATTTGGTTCAAAATATGTCCAAGCAATTGAATATCAAAAAAAATCTACCAAATATGAAGGGGATCCCATTTCAGTATTATTAGTTCAATTAGATTCTGATGATTTTGAGGCACTTGAACAAGCTGTAAGTCAGGTTGTAGAAATAGCTTCCCCTTATGAAGGTGTAGATATATTTGTAGCCAGAAACGAACAAGAAGCTGAAAAATTTTGGGAAGATAGACATCGTTTGTCTGCTATCACCAAAAGAACAAGTGGTTTTAAAATTAATGAGGATGTAGTGATCCCACTTAAAGCAGTGCCAGAATTTTCTGATTTTTTAGAAAATTTAAATCTCTTCTACTTAGCCAAAGCATATAGAAAAGCTCTTCACTTGGTGCAAAATCTTTCTGAAGTAGATGTAGACGACGAATTTATTCAAATGGAATTAGATATCTGTGCAAAAATTTTAAAACATAAACTAACTAAAGAAGAATTATCAGAGCAAGACTTTCAACTCCAAATTGGCTTCTTTTTTCAAGATTTAAAATCAAGATATCCACAACTTAAAGAACAACTTGAAAAAATTTTAAAAGATTTATTTTTAAGAAGAATTGAAATTGCCAATCATATGCATGCAGGAGATGGTAACTGTCATGTTAATATCCCTGTAAACTCTAATGATTTAGAAATGCTAAAAGAAGCAGAAGAAGCTGCTGAAAAAGTTTTTAATAAAGTATTAGAACTTGGCGGACAAATTTCAGGAGAGCATGGAATTGGAGTAACAAAAATAGGCTTTTTAAATTCTGAAAAAATAAAAGCTCTTAGGGAATATAAAAGTATAATAGATCCTAATGATATTTTTAACCCTAAAAAGCTTATTCAACGAGAACTTCCAGTAGAACCTTATACATTTTCATTCAATCATTTAATTCAAGATATTAAAAGAAGTGCTCTACCTAATAAAGAAAAACAAGAATTAATTATTTTATTAAAAAATATACAAATTTGTTCACGATGTGGAAAATGTAAACAAGTATGTCCTATGTATTTACCTGAAAAAGGATTGTTATTTCATCCAAGAAATAAAAATATCACTTTAGGAGCACTAATAGAAGCAATTTATTACACCCAATTACTTACAGGCGAACCTGATCAAGATTTGCTAGTCCAATTAAGAAAAATAATGGAACACTGTACTGCATGTGGAAAGTGCACCTATGTATGTCCAGTAAAAATAAAAAATGCAGATGTCGCTTTAATGTTAAGAAATTTCTTAGAAGGACGACAAGCAGCAGGTCATCCCATAAAACATAAAATACTTAACTTTGTCTCTCAAAATCCAGAAAATTATATCCCAAAAACTGGAAAATTTTTAAGTATTGCTCAAAGAATCCAAAATAAAATAATTCCTTTTATTCCTGAATTTTGGAGAAGAAAAATTGATAATCCTCTATTCCGAGATAAAGGCCCTGAAACAGAATTTATTAACTTATATGAAAGTATTGGAATAAATAAATCTTTTATCTTCCTTCCTCCCAAACCTACAAACCAGGCTATATTATATTTTCCAGGATGTGGGGCAGGAATTTTCTTTAGAAAAATAGGTCTTGCTAGCTTATATTTACTTTTAAAAACAAATTACATTGTCATTATTCCCCCTAAACACCTGTGTTGTGGATATCCACTTCTTGTTTCTGGATGTCAAAATGCCTTTTCTAAAATAAAAGAAAATAACATCATTTTTCTAAATAAATTAATTTCTAATCTAAAGTATGAAGTGAAATATTTTCTTACTTCCTGTGGAACTTGTAGAGAAGCAACCTTAAATTATGATTTAACTCATCAAAAAAAATCATTATTACATTTGGATGTTATTCAATTTTTGATAAATAAACTTCCTCCTGTATGTAGTTTGCCCGAGGAACGTATTATTTATCATGGTGCATGTCATGCTGAATGGTCTAATGTTAAACCTAATCAAAGTGCTCAAATCTATGCTAATGCTCTTTCTAATTATCTAAAAAGCCCTATAGAGTTATCTCCTGGTTGTTGTGGTGAAAGTGGCCTAGGTGCGCTTACATCTCCAGAAATATATAATAAAATTAGAGCAAAAAAAATAGAAACTTTAACTCAGGAATTAAAAAATTATTCTAAAAATACGCCTATTCTAGTAGGATGTCCTTCTTGTAAAGTTGGAATCCAAAGAAGTTTAACTATTTTAAAAAATAAAAGTCCTGTACTACACACAGTAGAATATCTAGCCCTCTGTTTAGGAGGTTCTAAATGGAAATCAGAACTATTAAAAAAAATAAAAAAAGGAAAAATACAAGAAAATACTCTTAAAATTGAATTATAA